A region of Chloroflexota bacterium DNA encodes the following proteins:
- a CDS encoding cyclase family protein has translation MGIYDLTVTIWPGMPTWPGEEDIRLDPVSRISLGDVANVSRLALGTHTGTHVDAPWHFHDAGPTVDQLPLEVLVGEGYVADMGQTAQIGPEELRQAKIPAGVTRLLLKTTNSRYWAHDKGGFQKDFVAVTPEGAQWIVERGIRLIGIDYLSVERFGSLDHAVHRTFATQGVIAIEGLNLGEIPAGWYQILCLPLKIAGADGAPARVIAVGPLNRK, from the coding sequence ATGGGCATTTACGATCTGACTGTCACGATCTGGCCGGGAATGCCAACCTGGCCAGGAGAGGAGGACATTCGCCTGGATCCGGTGTCCCGCATATCGCTTGGTGATGTAGCCAATGTCTCTCGATTAGCCCTTGGGACGCACACCGGCACGCACGTAGATGCACCCTGGCACTTTCACGACGCAGGCCCTACAGTAGACCAACTGCCCTTGGAGGTACTGGTAGGAGAAGGGTACGTGGCAGATATGGGTCAGACTGCGCAGATAGGGCCAGAGGAATTGAGACAGGCCAAGATCCCGGCAGGTGTCACGCGACTCCTGCTTAAAACCACGAATTCGAGGTACTGGGCTCATGACAAAGGGGGGTTTCAGAAGGACTTCGTTGCTGTCACTCCAGAGGGAGCGCAGTGGATTGTAGAGCGGGGTATCCGCCTGATCGGGATCGATTATCTTTCTGTTGAGCGCTTTGGTTCTTTGGACCACGCTGTCCATCGCACTTTCGCCACACAGGGCGTGATCGCAATCGAGGGGCTGAATTTAGGTGAAATACCGGCTGGCTGGTATCAGATTCTGTGCTTGCCACTCAAGATCGCGGGCGCAGATGGCGCGCCAGCCCGGGTAATCGCTGTGGGCCCCTTGAACAGGAAATAA
- a CDS encoding YfhL family 4Fe-4S dicluster ferredoxin, with the protein MAFKITEDCISCAACESECPNQAISEGDEIFVIDPNKCTECVGFFETQQCAAVCPVDACVPDPAHEETHEQLLAKFKKLHPDKQPK; encoded by the coding sequence ATGGCTTTCAAAATCACAGAGGACTGCATTTCTTGTGCCGCATGCGAATCCGAGTGCCCCAACCAAGCCATCAGCGAGGGCGACGAGATCTTCGTGATTGACCCGAACAAGTGCACGGAATGCGTGGGCTTCTTCGAGACGCAGCAGTGCGCGGCTGTGTGTCCTGTGGACGCCTGTGTGCCTGACCCGGCCCACGAGGAAACACACGAGCAATTGCTGGCCAAGTTCAAGAAATTGCATCCCGATAAACAACCGAAATAG
- a CDS encoding isoamylase early set domain-containing protein: MIKKRPSGKKNTVLVTFELPPAIWAETVHLVGDFNDWNQTSHPLKRGRDDDTWQITLELERGREYQFRYLVNGTDWHNDWDADKYVPNPFGGDNSVVVT, from the coding sequence ATGATTAAGAAAAGACCTTCGGGCAAAAAGAACACCGTGTTGGTCACCTTCGAACTCCCCCCTGCAATCTGGGCCGAGACCGTTCACCTGGTCGGTGACTTCAATGATTGGAATCAAACCTCGCACCCTCTCAAACGAGGCCGCGACGACGATACCTGGCAGATCACCCTAGAATTGGAGCGTGGGCGCGAATATCAGTTCCGCTATTTGGTTAACGGCACCGACTGGCACAACGACTGGGACGCAGATAAATATGTGCCCAATCCCTTTGGCGGAGATAACTCAGTTGTCGTAACATAG
- a CDS encoding alkaline phosphatase family protein encodes MNTLQRTIARMAQFLADTLAALTGLYYSKKYAAIVKRLGLAGPGEAADGRRGFIIIQIDGLSHEALQAALEAGIMPHTRKMLERGHLRLSRWRCGLPSTTPAAQAGILFGNNEDIPGYRWYDKRRRTPVVAKSPNDMGEVQARLSASRPGILQGGLSSGNVFDGDASVSLSTLGAINERRLFESVRGLGFLMLFLLNPWRALRMGFLSVREYVVAALERIKARFRLGRPVPLVDLHPWVRVFSNVILSELQTFAVQIDIYRGTPAIYSTYYGYDETAHHHEVSSTAARRSLRDIDAHIHQIDRLRRARLNRDYDLYILSDHGLTPAHPFAWLYGETLGQFIARQIGKPMRLAETDDGENQAGVHAQYLLEELRAIEANLGERGAIIAHALYRLAEKRLTQPGDQTTRHVDRANDIVVRNSGSLSHVYFNVTDAQMELSQVMEVFPELIPRLVLHEGIWLVAGREGNEVVVIGKEGILRLGVGYRVHGQNPLRLLPEPEWAADQIRRLLFFPHSGDLIVFGHYDPATNTVVSFEEQWAAHGGLGGPQDYPFIMYPDRVQWDFEGVRNAEELYGYFASRYGIAEPLAMSIATPIPAT; translated from the coding sequence ATGAACACCTTGCAGCGCACCATCGCCCGGATGGCGCAGTTCCTGGCCGACACGCTGGCTGCGCTCACCGGACTCTACTACTCAAAAAAATACGCTGCTATCGTGAAGCGATTGGGCCTGGCAGGGCCTGGCGAGGCAGCGGATGGACGGCGCGGTTTCATCATCATCCAGATTGACGGCCTCTCCCACGAGGCCCTGCAAGCAGCGCTGGAAGCCGGCATCATGCCACACACGAGGAAAATGCTGGAGCGCGGCCACTTGCGTTTGAGTCGCTGGCGCTGTGGACTGCCCAGCACCACTCCCGCGGCCCAGGCTGGCATCCTATTTGGCAACAACGAGGACATCCCCGGTTACCGATGGTATGACAAGCGTCGTCGTACGCCAGTGGTAGCGAAAAGCCCGAACGATATGGGTGAGGTACAAGCACGCCTCTCCGCGAGCCGTCCGGGTATTCTCCAGGGGGGCCTCAGTTCTGGCAACGTTTTCGATGGCGATGCCAGCGTCTCTCTCTCCACGTTGGGGGCTATCAACGAGCGCCGCTTGTTTGAGAGCGTACGCGGGTTGGGGTTCTTGATGCTTTTCCTGCTCAACCCCTGGCGTGCGCTGAGGATGGGGTTCCTGAGCGTTCGGGAGTATGTGGTGGCGGCTTTGGAGCGTATCAAAGCCCGGTTCCGCCTAGGTCGCCCAGTGCCTCTCGTGGACCTTCATCCCTGGGTGCGAGTTTTCAGCAACGTTATTCTCTCCGAATTGCAGACCTTCGCAGTGCAGATCGATATCTACCGGGGCACACCCGCAATTTACAGCACCTACTACGGCTACGACGAGACGGCACATCACCACGAAGTCAGTTCCACAGCGGCCCGCCGCTCCCTACGCGACATTGATGCCCACATCCATCAGATTGACCGCTTGCGCCGCGCCCGATTGAATCGCGATTACGACTTATACATTCTCTCCGATCACGGGCTCACTCCGGCGCATCCCTTCGCCTGGCTCTATGGCGAAACGTTAGGCCAGTTCATCGCCCGTCAAATCGGCAAACCCATGCGCCTAGCAGAAACAGACGACGGAGAAAACCAGGCTGGGGTACACGCACAGTACCTTCTGGAAGAACTGCGGGCCATCGAGGCTAACCTTGGAGAACGGGGAGCCATCATCGCGCACGCACTGTATCGGCTGGCCGAAAAGCGTCTCACCCAACCCGGAGACCAAACGACCCGGCATGTCGATCGGGCCAATGACATTGTGGTGAGAAACTCTGGCTCGCTTTCCCACGTGTACTTCAATGTCACGGATGCACAGATGGAGTTGAGCCAGGTGATGGAGGTCTTCCCTGAACTCATCCCGCGCTTGGTGCTGCACGAAGGGATCTGGTTGGTGGCCGGACGCGAGGGAAACGAGGTAGTGGTCATAGGAAAAGAAGGCATCCTGCGCCTCGGCGTCGGCTATCGTGTTCACGGCCAAAATCCGCTACGCCTCCTACCTGAACCGGAATGGGCAGCGGATCAGATCCGGCGACTGCTGTTCTTCCCACACAGTGGCGATCTCATTGTCTTCGGGCACTATGACCCCGCGACGAACACGGTCGTGTCTTTCGAGGAGCAGTGGGCAGCACACGGCGGATTGGGTGGGCCACAAGACTACCCTTTCATCATGTACCCTGATAGGGTGCAATGGGATTTCGAAGGCGTGCGGAATGCCGAAGAACTATACGGTTACTTCGCCAGTAGGTATGGTATTGCAGAACCTCTCGCGATGAGCATAGCGACCCCCATTCCGGCAACGTAA
- the tsaA gene encoding tRNA (N6-threonylcarbamoyladenosine(37)-N6)-methyltransferase TrmO, with amino-acid sequence MQETIILTAIGTVENDFTDEVPEDWETRPSRIVIRPDLEPALDGIEGFSHLIILWWLHRAHGPFQLRVHPEQREDTPLVGFFATRTPNRPNPIAIKPVRLLRREGNVLIVEGLDALDGSPVIDIKPYLVRGDLVPEATVPRWLRELWAAHDAERSQQGLNKGLKPLVGHGCYKRRFI; translated from the coding sequence ATGCAAGAGACCATTATTCTGACAGCAATTGGCACTGTGGAGAACGATTTCACGGACGAGGTGCCGGAGGATTGGGAAACCCGTCCCAGCCGCATCGTGATCCGGCCCGACCTGGAGCCGGCTTTGGATGGCATAGAGGGCTTCTCCCATCTGATTATCCTCTGGTGGCTGCACCGTGCCCATGGACCATTCCAGTTGCGGGTTCATCCCGAACAGCGCGAGGATACGCCCCTGGTGGGCTTTTTCGCCACCCGCACACCTAACCGCCCTAACCCCATTGCCATCAAGCCCGTACGCCTCCTGCGCCGCGAGGGGAACGTGCTCATCGTCGAGGGACTGGACGCATTGGACGGCAGCCCGGTGATAGATATCAAACCCTACCTGGTGCGTGGCGATCTCGTGCCCGAGGCTACGGTGCCGCGGTGGCTGCGCGAGTTGTGGGCAGCACATGATGCGGAGAGAAGCCAACAGGGGCTTAACAAGGGGCTTAAGCCCCTTGTTGGGCATGGTTGCTATAAGAGGAGGTTCATCTGA
- a CDS encoding molybdopterin-dependent oxidoreductase, with translation MPTDRVSFYVNDELCEVEIGPHTTLLEILRDRLHLTGTKEGCGQGHCGTCTVIVNGKAVRSCTFLAKRLEGARVRTIEGLAKGGELHPVQRAFVEHGAVHCGFCTPGAIMSAVALLEANPHPSEEDIKKALERNLCRCTGYVRIIRAIEAAAQAQRAMPLPPSIPEIKPPLRTVGRPLPRPDAEAKVKGEALFAADLYFDNMLYAAVLRSAYAHARLLKVDTSRAKSMPGVVAVLTAEDVPGSKVHGVSRPDWPVLAYDKVRYVGDAVALVLAETEAQARAATEAIAVEYEPLPVVSSPEEAIAPDAPQIHEGGNLLKHIEVRRGDVAAGFASADVVIEREYRTPTTEHAFLEPEAAVARLDEHGTLVLYVGSQIPFADRRQVAASLGIPEEQVRVVHTWVGGAFGGKEDIAGQIHAALGAWVTHRPVKLVYSRQESIISHPKRHATVIRLKTGARRDGRLVALEAHILGDTGAYASLGEHVMTRTATHAAGPYDVPNVFIECNAMYTNNPPAGAFRGFGVPQSNFAIESQMDILAEELGLSPFAIRRINALRVGGTTATGQVLRESVGLMETIDRVEAEMAKYPTPEPNGEWRRGWGIACAYKNVGLGGGVDDSAGAVVEIDEEGNVSIYTGAAEVGQGLPVILPQIVAEELGVDYRQVKVVLGDTALTPDGGPTTASRQSFITGNAVRRAAIQARESLSGAVAEAWDVPPAMLVFADGQVRAGERTMSLAEAARLAKAEGRSLRAHASYTPPKTVPLGQPGDMHFAFGYATQAAEVEVNVRTGEVRVRRVIAAHDVGRALNPIAVSGQIEGGVVMGIGQALLEELVLHQGVPQNTNLRTYRIPTVTDVPEIVPILVEDPAADGPYGAKGVGEIPSIPTAAAIINAIYHACGARVYRLPATPERVREALSAAGARSKPA, from the coding sequence ATGCCAACGGATCGAGTGAGTTTCTACGTCAACGATGAACTCTGCGAGGTGGAAATTGGTCCACACACCACCCTCTTGGAGATACTGCGCGACCGATTACACCTCACAGGGACCAAGGAAGGCTGTGGACAGGGACATTGCGGAACGTGCACGGTCATCGTGAACGGCAAAGCGGTGCGATCGTGCACCTTCTTGGCGAAGCGCCTGGAGGGTGCGCGAGTGCGCACCATTGAGGGCCTGGCCAAAGGGGGTGAACTACACCCTGTCCAGCGGGCTTTTGTCGAGCACGGGGCGGTCCATTGCGGCTTCTGTACCCCCGGGGCGATTATGTCCGCGGTGGCACTTCTGGAGGCCAATCCCCATCCGTCCGAAGAAGATATCAAGAAGGCGCTGGAACGCAACCTATGTCGCTGCACCGGCTACGTGCGGATCATCCGCGCAATTGAGGCAGCGGCACAGGCGCAGCGTGCCATGCCCCTACCGCCCTCCATTCCAGAGATCAAGCCTCCGTTACGCACAGTCGGACGTCCTCTGCCGCGCCCGGATGCCGAAGCCAAAGTGAAGGGCGAGGCGCTCTTCGCCGCTGACCTGTACTTCGATAATATGCTCTACGCTGCGGTGCTGCGGAGCGCTTACGCCCACGCCCGACTGCTGAAGGTGGATACGTCCAGGGCGAAAAGCATGCCCGGCGTGGTAGCGGTGCTCACGGCAGAGGACGTGCCGGGCTCAAAGGTGCACGGTGTCTCACGGCCCGACTGGCCTGTGCTGGCCTACGACAAGGTTCGTTACGTGGGTGATGCGGTGGCATTGGTACTCGCGGAGACAGAGGCCCAGGCGCGGGCAGCCACAGAGGCGATTGCCGTGGAGTACGAGCCCCTGCCAGTGGTATCCTCGCCTGAGGAGGCAATAGCCCCCGACGCTCCGCAGATCCACGAAGGCGGCAACCTGCTCAAACACATCGAAGTGCGACGCGGAGACGTGGCGGCGGGCTTCGCCAGTGCCGATGTGGTGATCGAGCGCGAGTACCGCACCCCCACCACTGAGCACGCTTTCCTGGAGCCAGAGGCGGCTGTGGCCCGCTTGGATGAGCATGGGACGCTGGTGCTCTATGTCGGCTCACAGATACCCTTTGCGGACCGGCGCCAGGTGGCAGCATCGCTGGGCATCCCCGAAGAGCAGGTGCGCGTGGTGCACACCTGGGTAGGTGGTGCCTTCGGCGGCAAGGAGGATATCGCGGGCCAGATTCACGCTGCACTCGGGGCCTGGGTTACTCACCGCCCGGTCAAATTGGTCTATTCGCGCCAGGAGTCTATCATCAGCCATCCCAAACGCCACGCCACTGTGATCCGGCTTAAGACAGGCGCAAGGCGAGACGGCAGGCTAGTCGCCCTGGAAGCCCACATCTTGGGTGATACGGGGGCATACGCCTCTCTGGGCGAACACGTCATGACTCGCACCGCCACCCATGCCGCCGGGCCCTATGATGTCCCTAACGTTTTCATCGAGTGCAATGCGATGTACACCAATAACCCTCCCGCTGGGGCCTTCCGCGGCTTCGGCGTGCCCCAGTCGAATTTTGCCATCGAGAGCCAGATGGACATCTTAGCGGAGGAATTGGGCCTCTCGCCGTTTGCTATCCGGCGCATCAACGCCCTGCGCGTTGGGGGGACGACGGCGACCGGCCAGGTACTTCGAGAGAGCGTGGGCCTTATGGAGACGATAGACCGGGTCGAGGCAGAGATGGCGAAATATCCCACACCGGAGCCGAACGGTGAGTGGCGACGAGGGTGGGGCATAGCCTGTGCCTACAAAAATGTGGGGTTAGGCGGTGGCGTGGATGACAGCGCAGGGGCTGTGGTAGAGATTGATGAGGAAGGGAACGTATCCATATATACCGGAGCCGCCGAAGTAGGCCAGGGATTGCCGGTCATATTACCGCAGATTGTGGCCGAAGAATTGGGCGTGGATTACCGCCAGGTCAAGGTCGTCCTGGGCGACACCGCGCTGACGCCCGACGGTGGTCCCACCACCGCCTCGCGCCAGAGCTTCATCACCGGCAATGCCGTGCGCAGGGCCGCCATTCAGGCCCGCGAATCGTTGTCCGGCGCAGTGGCAGAGGCCTGGGATGTGCCGCCAGCGATGTTGGTCTTCGCTGACGGACAGGTGCGGGCCGGGGAGCGGACGATGTCGCTGGCCGAGGCAGCCAGGTTGGCCAAGGCCGAGGGCCGGTCCCTGCGCGCCCATGCCTCTTATACCCCGCCCAAGACGGTCCCCCTGGGTCAGCCAGGCGATATGCATTTCGCCTTTGGCTACGCCACCCAGGCTGCTGAGGTGGAGGTCAACGTCCGAACCGGCGAGGTGCGTGTGCGGCGGGTCATCGCCGCCCACGACGTAGGTCGGGCGCTCAATCCCATAGCAGTGAGCGGACAGATTGAGGGGGGTGTGGTGATGGGCATTGGCCAGGCGCTATTGGAAGAACTGGTGTTGCACCAAGGAGTGCCTCAGAACACCAACCTGCGGACTTACCGCATTCCCACTGTCACAGATGTGCCGGAAATAGTCCCCATCCTGGTCGAAGATCCCGCTGCCGATGGGCCCTACGGGGCGAAAGGCGTGGGGGAGATACCCTCCATCCCCACCGCAGCCGCGATCATCAACGCCATTTACCACGCTTGCGGGGCCCGGGTGTACCGCTTGCCCGCCACGCCAGAACGAGTGCGAGAGGCGCTATCCGCTGCGGGAGCAAGGTCCAAACCAGCATAG
- a CDS encoding DUF503 domain-containing protein — translation MVVGICTIKLHIPGNHSLKDKRQVLKSLLARVRKEFNVSIAEVEGNDLWQMAVIGVACVSNDASHAHATLTKVVEFIERVRPDVQVVDFTTEIM, via the coding sequence ATCGTCGTTGGCATCTGCACGATCAAACTGCATATCCCCGGCAACCACTCGCTCAAGGACAAGCGTCAGGTGCTCAAGTCGCTCCTGGCACGGGTGCGCAAGGAGTTCAACGTCTCCATCGCCGAGGTGGAAGGCAACGACCTGTGGCAGATGGCAGTGATCGGCGTGGCCTGCGTGAGCAACGATGCTTCTCACGCCCATGCCACGCTGACCAAAGTGGTGGAGTTCATCGAGCGCGTCCGCCCGGACGTGCAGGTGGTGGATTTCACGACGGAGATTATGTAA